A window of the Cannabis sativa cultivar Pink pepper isolate KNU-18-1 chromosome X, ASM2916894v1, whole genome shotgun sequence genome harbors these coding sequences:
- the LOC115719981 gene encoding multiple C2 domain and transmembrane region protein 16, translating to MATAVQKLIVEVVDARNLLPKDGHGTSSPYVTVDYYGQRKRTQTILRDLNPTWNEVLEFNAGKPSEVFEDILELNVFHDKSHGPTTRTNFLGRLRLSTAQFVKKGEEALIYFTLEKKHLFSWVQGDIGLKVYYADQIIQPPLTDEEKKPEPQPAPTPTPEPTPEPPAPKSNTTENNAADQAEKVDQPPAPSTESPPRTEPPKEEKVEEVAPPQEIPPENSLPPPPPQPTTPKTMQREAELDMMASSVSRPLPKIRTAGININGPRPMTRPFPSLESFSSDMSDMVTSIERSSFDLVEKMHYVFVRIVKARSLPTEGNPIVEISISNYHVRSKPARKTTFFDWDQTFAFSRDSPESSSTLEVSVWDIPNSKPTSDVAISKNFLGGICFDATEIPLRDPPDSPLAPQWYRLEGGGAHCGDLMLATWVGTQADESFADAWKSDISGNPHARAKIYQSPKLWYLRITVIEAQDVLPIMKSFKELSFQVKAQLGPQIQKTKASLTRNSTPLWNEDLIFVAAEPFSEHIVITLEIRHQKGQTTLGTAIIPLTVVERRVDDRKVASRWLSLENIQDEKRRTYNGRVHLRLCFDGGYHVMDEVAHMSSDYRPTARQLWKPPVGTVELGIIRAKNLVPVKTIDGKGCTDAYCVAKYGSKWVRTRTISDSLDPKWNEQYTFKVFDPCTVLTIGVFDSWETSALIEVTDDATHPDYRIGKVRIRISTLATGKVYKNTYPLLVLTPGGMKKMGEVDIAIRFVKVSPTLDLLHVYSQPLLPLMHHIKPLGLAQQDVLRSTTMKIIASHFSRHEPPLRREVVLYMLDADSNVFSMRKVRVNYLRIINVIGNVIDVVNWVDNTRTWKNPTATVLVHALLVMLVWFPELIVPTLAFYVFAVGAWNYRFRSRYPLPHFDPKLSLVESVDRDELDEEFDTLPSCKQPEAIQARYDKLRILGAKVQNGLGDLATQGERLQALVTWCDPRATGIFIGLCFVVAMMLYLIPSKMVAMTFGFYYFRHPIFRDRKPSPALNFFKRLPSLSDRIM from the coding sequence ATGGCGACCGCAGTACAGAAGCTCATAGTGGAAGTAGTGGACGCACGTAACCTCTTGCCCAAAGATGGTCACGGCACGTCGAGTCCGTACGTAACGGTTGATTATTACGGTCAACGAAAGCGAACCCAGACTATCTTACGGGACCTGAATCCGACGTGGAATGAAGTGCTGGAGTTCAATGCCGGAAAACCATCTGAAGTGTTCGAGGACATTTTGGAGCTCAATGTGTTCCACGATAAATCTCACGGGCCCACCACTAGAACCAACTTCCTCGGCAGACTTCGACTCAGTACGGCTCAGTTCGTTAAGAAAGGAGAAGAGGCTCTCATATATTTTACTCTTGAAAAGAAACACTTGTTTAGTTGGGTTCAAGGTGATATCGGCTTGAAAGTCTACTACGCCGACCAGATCATCCAACCTCCACTAACGGATGAGGAAAAGAAGCCGGAGCCCCAACCAGCGCCGACTCCAACTCCCGAGCCTACCCCCGAGCCACCAGCTCCCAAGTCAAACACAACAGAAAATAATGCTGCTGATCAGGCTGAAAAGGTTGATCAGCCTCCGGCTCCGTCTACTGAGTCACCACCGAGAACTGAACCACCTAAGGAAGAGAAAGTGGAAGAAGTTGCTCCGCCACAAGAAATTCCACCGGAGAATAGCTTGCCTCCGCCTCCGCCTCAACCAACAACTCCTAAAACCATGCAACGTGAAGCTGAACTAGACATGATGGCCTCCTCCGTCTCAAGGCCGTTGCCTAAAATAAGAACAGCTGGGATTAATATTAACGGTCCGAGGCCTATGACGAGACCATTTCCTTCCTTAGAATCATTTAGTTCTGATATGTCCGATATGGTCACCTCGATCGAACGATCTTCATTCGATCTCGTGGAGAAGATGCACTACGTGTTCGTACGAATCGTGAAAGCCAGATCACTCCCCACAGAAGGCAACCCAATCGTGGAGATATCAATATCCAATTACCACGTCAGATCGAAACCAGCGAGGAAAACGACGTTCTTTGATTGGGATCAGACCTTCGCTTTTTCCCGTGACTCACCGGAATCTTCCTCAACACTAGAGGTCTCCGTGTGGGACATACCCAACTCTAAGCCCACATCCGACGTGGCAATTAGCAAAAACTTCTTGGGTGGAATTTGTTTTGACGCGACAGAAATTCCATTGCGGGACCCACCGGACAGCCCATTGGCCCCACAGTGGTATCGATTGGAAGGGGGCGGAGCTCACTGTGGGGACCTCATGCTAGCAACATGGGTAGGCACCCAGGCAGATGAATCATTTGCTGACGCGTGGAAATCAGATATTTCTGGAAATCCACACGCTCGTGCCAAAATTTATCAATCTCCCAAACTTTGGTATCTTCGTATCACAGTCATTGAAGCCCAAGATGTTCTCCCCATAATGAAGTCGTTTAAGGAGTTAAGCTTCCAAGTCAAAGCTCAATTGGGTCCCCAAATTCAAAAGACTAAAGCTTCTCTTACGCGCAATAGCACTCCCCTGTGGAATGAAGATCTTATTTTCGTTGCTGCTGAACCTTTCTCTGAACACATTGTAATCACTCTTGAGATACGACATCAAAAGGGACAAACTACATTGGGAACGGCAATAATTCCTCTTACTGTTGTAGAGAGGAGAGTGGATGACAGAAAAGTAGCGTCACGGTGGCTCAGCCTTGAAAATATTCAGGATGAGAAAAGAAGAACTTATAACGGACGTGTTCACCTAAGGCTCTGTTTCGATGGCGGATATCACGTGATGGATGAGGTTGCACACATGAGCAGCGACTACCGCCCCACGGCTAGGCAACTCTGGAAGCCTCCTGTTGGCACAGTGGAACTCGGTATCATTCGGGCAAAGAATCTTGTTCCGGTCAAGACCATCGACGGTAAAGGGTGTACGGACGCTTACTGTGTGGCAAAGTACGGTTCGAAGTGGGTGCGAACTCGCACTATTTCGGATAGTTTGGACCCTAAGTGGAACGAACAGTACACCTTCAAGGTGTTTGATCCTTGTACAGTTTTGACGATTGGGGTGTTTGATAGCTGGGAAACTTCAGCATTAATTGAGGTTACTGATGATGCAACACATCCCGATTACCGAATTGGAAAGGTTCGGATTCGTATATCCACGTTGGCTACTGGCAAAGTGTACAAAAATACATATCCTTTGTTAGTATTGACTCCGGGTGGTATGAAGAAAATGGGTGAGGTAGATATTGCTATTCGGTTTGTGAAGGTGAGTCCTACTTTAGATTTGCTCCACGTGTATTCTCAACCTTTGTTGCCGTTGATGCACCATATTAAGCCTCTCGGGCTAGCTCAACAAGATGTGTTGAGAAGCACCACTATGAAGATCATTGCCTCACACTTTTCGCGACATGAGCCACCACTTCGGCGTGAAGTTGTGCTTTATATGCTTGATGCTGACTCGAACGTGTTCAGTATGAGAAAAGTTCGAGTGAATTACTTGAGAATTATTAATGTAATTGGTAATGTGATTGATGTTGTTAATTGGGTTGACAATACACGAACGTGGAAAAATCCAACAGCTACAGTACTTGTGCATGCATTACTCGTGATGTTGGTGTGGTTTCCTGAACTAATCGTCCCCACTCTTGCATTCTATGTCTTTGCGGTTGGAGCTTGGAATTATAGATTTCGATCTCGATACCCACTTCCTCATTTTGATCCAAAACTTTCATTGGTGGAGAGTGTGGACCGTGATGAGCTAGATGAGGAATTTGACACACTGCCAAGTTGTAAACAACCCGAAGCAATTCAAGCCAGGTATGATAAACTTCGAATATTAGGGGCAAAAGTGCAAAATGGTTTAGGAGATTTGGCAACACAAGGTGAACGTTTGCAAGCATTGGTTACGTGGTGTGATCCACGGGCCACAGGAATTTTTATAGGATTGTGTTTTGTAGTTGCAATGATGTTGTACTTGATCCCCTCTAAAATGGTTGCCATGACATTTGGATTCTATTATTTTCGTCATCCAATCTTTCGTGATAGGAAGCCATCTCCAGCATTGAATTTCTTCAAAAGACTTCCTTCATTGTCTGACCGTATCATGTAA